AGGCGCCCATGAAGGCGAGGATGGCGACGACCGCCAGGGTGCCCTTGACGGAGGGCAGCGCGATCCGGGCGAACCGCTGCCACACGTTCGCGCCGTCGACGAACGCCGCCTCCTCCACCTCGTACGGCAGGTTGAGGAAGGCGTTGCGCATCAGCAGCACGTTCAGCGCGGACACCGACAGCGGCAGCACCACACCGGCGAGGGTGTCGTTGAGCCCGAGCCCGCGCATGGTCGTGAACAGGGCGATGATGATGCCCTCGACGGGTACGAGCATCGCCAGGATGAACGCGAGCGTGGCGGCCCTGCGGCCCCGGTAGCGCAGCCGGGCGAGGGCGTAGCCGGCGAGGGCGGCGCCCGTGCAGTTGGCCACGACGTTGACGACCGCGACGGTGAGCGAGTTGAGGGCGTAGTCCCACACGGGGATGGTCTCGGCGACGCGGACGTAGTTGTCGAACGTGGGCTGCTCGGGCAGGAAGGCCGGCGGGGAGGCGAAGATGTCCTCGTGCGGCCCCTTGAGCGAGGTGGACAGCTGCCACAGGAACGGCCCGACGGTCAGCGCGAGGACCGCCAGCAGAGCCACGTACCTCAGCACGATCTCCCAGCCGGGCATCCGGCGGCCGCTCCGGCGGCCGGTGACCCGGTTCCGGCGCCGGTCCGGCGCCGCCACGCCTGCCCCCGGCCGCTCCGCGCGGCCCTCACGCCGGCTCATGCGTCCTCCTTGCGGTCGGCGCGCAGCACCAGCAGCATCAGCGCGACGGTGACGGCGAAGACGACCACCGATATCGCCGCGGAGTAGCCGACCCGGCCGGAGAGCCCGGTGCCGGTGCGCTGGACGAGCATGACGAGGGTGGTGTCCTCGCCCGCGGGGCCTCCGCCGGGACCCGCCATCAGGTACACCTCGGAGAAGACCTTGAAGGCGGCCACCGAGGAGAGGGCCGCCACCAGCACCATGGTGGAGCGGACCGCGGGCAGGGTGACGGTGAGGAACCGGCGTACGGGTCCCGCGCCGTCCACGGACGCCGCCTCGTGGAGCTCTCGCGGGACGTTCCCCAGCGCGGCCAGATAGATGATCATGTAGTAGCCGAGGCCCTTCCAGACCGTGACCGTCATGGCGCTCAGCAGCAGCAGCCACTGGTCGCTGAGGAAGCCGACCGGGCCGGCCCCCACCACCTCCAGCACCGAGTTCACCAGGCCGCGTTCGTCCAGCAGCCACACCCAGATCAGGCCGACCACCACGATGGAGGCGACGACCGGGGTGTAGAACGCGGAGCGGAAGAACGTGATGCCCGGGATCTGCTTCTCCACCAGCAGCGCCAGCAGCAGCGGCAGGACGACCAGCGCGGGCACGACGCCGAGCACGTAGAGCGTGCTGTTGCGCAGGCCGATCCAGAACATCTCGTCGCCGAGCATCTCCCGGTAGTTGTCCAGCCCCACGAACCGGCCGGGCAGCAGGGTCCGGCGGTCCGTGAAGGAGTTGGCCACCGTGGAGAGGAACGGATAGAGGCTGAACGCGCCGGCGACCAGCAGCCCTGGGGCCGCGAACAGCCACGGGCTGACAGGCAGTTGCCGTCTGATCCGGCTCCGTCCGCCGCGTGGACGGCCGGTGGGCAGGGGGCTGCTCGGGGCGCGCCCCTTCGGCGCCTTGCCGGAGGCCGCCGCCGGTGAGGTGGTGGGGGTCGTCATGGCCGGGTCCCTGCTCGTCCGGGTCTCAGCTCTGCTTCAGCAGCCGGTTGCAGGCCTTGACAGCGTTGTCAAGGGCTTCCTTGGGGCTCTCCTTGCCCTGGAGCGCCCTCGCGACGGCGTTGCGGAGCTCGGTCTTCATCTGCTCGCTCATCAGCACCGGGGTGTAGTTGACCGCGGTCTTCAGGGACTCGGCGGCGGCGATCCGCACCCTGGTCGCATCGGTGCCGTCCTCCTTGGTGAAGTACGGGTCGTCGAGGGAGCCCGCGGTGCTCGGGAAGATGGCGACCTGCTTGGCGAACTCCATCTGGCGCGGGGCGTCGGTGACGAAGTGCGCGAAGGCGACGGCGGCCGGCGTGTGCTCGGTCCGGGCGTTCACCATCACGCCCATCACGTACATGTTGTCCTTGCCGGTGTTGCTGATCTGCTCGGTGATCCCGATGTTCTCGTACAGCGCCGGGGCCTGCTTCCGGAACTTCTCCAGGTCCAGCGCGGAGCCCGGGTTCATCGCCACCGCCTGGGTGAGGAACTTCTTGCCCGACGACTCGGGCGTCGCGGTCAGCGCCTGCGGGTCGAGCGCCTTGGCGTCGTACAACTCCTTGTACCTGGTGAGGAGTTCGACCCCCTTGGCGTCGTTGAAGGTGAAGGCCGTGCCCTCCTCGTTCATCAGCGGCACGCCGTAGCGGCCGAAGTCCTCGATGGTGGGGATGCTGGCCAGGGTGGCGATCCTGCCCTTGCTCTTCCCGGCTATCCGCAGCGACTGCTCGAAGAGCTCGTCGTACGTCGTGGGGGGCTTCTCCGCGTCGAGCCCGGCCTCCTCGAAGAGGCGCTTGTTGTAGAACAGCGGACCGGTGTTGAGGTACCAGGGGAAGGCGTACGTGCCCTCCAGGCCGGGGATCCGGTGACCGGCCCAGGCACCCGGCAGGTACTCCTTCTCGTACTTCGCGGCCGCCTGGTCGAGGTCGAGCGCGAGCCCGGCCTTGGCGAGCGGGGCGAGCAGGTCCGGGGAGACGTTCACGACATCCGGGAGGGTGCCCCCCGCGGCGTCGGCGCTCAGCTTGTCGGCGTAGCCCTCGGCGGGCTGGTCGACCCACTTCACCTCGGTGCCGGGGTGCTTCTTCTCGAACTCGGCGATGAGGCCGGTGAAGTAGGGCTTGAAGTTGGCCCGCAGGTTCCAGGTCTGGAAGGTGATGCTGCCCTCGACCTTGCCGGAGGCGTCCGCCCCGCCTCCACCGCCGGACGCGCCACCACAGGCGCTGAGCGGAAGGACGACGGCGAGGGCGGCGGCGGTGGCGACGGTTCTGCGAGCGGTACGGCGGGGGATGCGCACGGTGGATCGGCTCCTTTGCTCGGCCCGGCGTGGGCTGCATCCGGTGCACGGGATGCCGCGGACGCTGGGAGCAGACCCTGCATCGCGCTCCGGGAAGAAGTCAATGCACTGACCCGAGAAAATTCCCCTTCTCTCCCGCTTCTCTCACGTCACCGCAGTTCAGAGGCGTGTACGGGCCTGGTTGCCTGATCGGCTAATGCGCTTTAGAGTGCAACCACTCAAGCGCTTTAGTGCGTTGCGCGGATCAGGGCCGGGAAAGGAGCACGGGTGGCAGCGAATCCTCCGCCCGCCGAGGACGCGCCGCAGCGGGGGCGGTCCCCCGCCCGCCGGCCGAGGATGAAGGACATCGCCCGCCGCGCGGGGGTCTCCGAGACCGCCGTGTCGTTCGCTCTCAACGACCGGCCGGGGGTCTCCGAAGCCACCCGGGACCGGGTGCGCCGGGTCGCCGATCAGCTGGGCTGGCGGCCGAGCACCGCCGCCCGCGCGCTGTCCGGCGAGGGGGCGGCGACGGTGGGCCTGGTGGTCGCACGGCCCGCGGGGACGCTCGGCGTCGACTCGTTCTTCCTCCAGCTGATCTCCGGCATCCAGGAGGTGCTGTCCGAGCGCCATCTCGGGCTGTTGTTCCAGGTGGTGGAGGATCTGGACGCCGAGTGCGCGGTCTACCGCCGCTGGTGGGCCGAGCACCGGGTGGACGGCGTCCTCGTCGTCGACCCGCGCTCCGACGACCCGCGGCCGGCGCTGCTCGCCGAGCTGGGACTGCCGGGCGTGGTGATCGGTGGCGCCCCGGAGGAGGGCGGCCCCGGGCTGTCCACCCTGTGGGCGGACGACGCCGGTGCGATGGCCTCCGTCGTCGGCAGGCTCCACGCTCTGGGGCACCGGCGCATCGTGCACATCGCCGGGCTGCCCGGTCTCGCCCACACCGAGCGGCGCATCCGTTCACTGCGCGCGCAGGCCGAGCGGCTGGGGCTGGCCGAGGTCCGTTCCGTCACCACCGACTACTCGGACGCGGAGGGCGCCGCGGTCACCCGCGGAGTGCTCTCGGACGGCACGCCGCCGACCGCCCTGGTGTACGACAACGACGTGATGGCCGTGGCCGGGGTGGCCGTGGCGACGGGTCTCGGCTGCGCCGTGCCCGGGGACGTGTCCATCATCGCCTGGGAGGACTCGGCCCTGTGCCGCCTGGTCGACCCCTGGCTCGCGGCCCTGTCGCGGGACACGGTCTCCTTCGGCCGCAGCGCGGCGGGTGAACTCGTCGCCCTGCTCGACGGGGCGCCCGCTCGGACGGTCCGGGTGCCGGTCCCGGGACTGATCGAGCGGGCGAGCATCGGGCCGGCCCGCCCGGCGGCAGCCGGGCGGGGATGACCGGACGTCAGGCTCCGGAGGCCGACGTGCCACCGGGCCTGCGGTGCCACCAGTGGCGGCGGCGCGGGTGCACGGCGCGTCCGAGCCGGCGGCCGATGAGGAGGTAGCCCAGCACGGCGCCCGTGGTGTTCAGGATGACGTCGTCGACGTCGAAGGCACGGCCGGTGACCAGTGCGCCCTGGACGAGTTCCACCAGCACCATGACCGTGGCCGTCGCCAGCACCACCCGTACCAGCCCGCGCGTCTTCGGCATCAGGACCGGCAGCAGCACGCCGAACGGGACGCCCAGCAGGACGTTGCCGCCGAGCTGTTTGACCGTGTCGCGGAACGCCGGCTGGGACAGGTAGTCCCGGATGGACGACCCCGGTTGGACGTTGCTGTGGGCCAGTGGTTCCGACGCCGCCGAGGGCTCCAGGGTGAGCCGGGCGAGGACCACGCTGAAGGCGACCGTCGCCGCGAACGCCGCCAGCACGGCGAGCCCTCGCAGGAAGGGTGCCATCGGCGCGGCTGCCGCCGCTTGCGCTGCCGTCTTCGGTTCCGTCTTCGGCGCCGCTTTCGGTTTCGCTCCGGGTGCCGGCTTCGACGCTTTCGACGCCGCCTTCGATACCGGCTTGGTTGCCGTCTTGGTTGCCGTCTTGGATGCCGGCTTGGATGCCGCTTCGGTTGCCGGCCGGGCGCCGGCCTCCTTCGCCTTCGTGTCGTTGCCGCCGCTGCGCCACATGGTCGCCTCTCCCAGCCGTGTCGGCCCGTCAGTGCCCGCACCGGCTACCCGCGGTACACGGGCCTCATGCGCCCCGCCGGAGCCCCGCCCGAGCCCCTGCCGGACCCCCGCCGGAACCGCCGCCGGGGCGGCGCCCGGGACCCGGCCCGGGCCCCGCCGGAGGCCTGCCCGCAGCCGTCGCACGGCAGCACGGCACGGCACCCGGCCGAGGGACAATGGGCCCATGAGGCTGCTGCTGACGTCGGACACCCATGTACCCGGGCGGGCCCGGGAACTGCCCGGCGAACTGCTCGAGCAGATCGAGCGTGCCGACGCCGTGCTCCACGCGGGCGACTGGGTCGACACCGCCACCCTCGACCTGCTGGAGGCCCGGGCGCGCCGGCTCGTCGCGGTGTACGGCAACAACGACGGCCCGGCGCTGCGGGAGCGGCTGCCCGAGGTGGCCCGCGTGGAACTGGGCGGGGTGCGCTTCGGCGTGGTGCACGAGACGGGGCCCGCGCGGGGCCGCGAACGGCGGTGCGCGGAGCGGTTCCCCGACCTGGACGTCCTGGTGTTCGGCCACAGCCACATCCCCTGGGACACGGTGGCCGAGGGCGGCCTGAGGCTGCTCAATCCCGGCTCGCCCACGGACCGGCGCCGGCAGCCGTACTGCACGTACATGACCGCCGTGGCGGAGCGCGGGCGGCTGACCGGGGTCGGACTGCACCGGCTGCCGCCACGGCGGCCGTGAGGACGAGTGCCCACGGCGGCCGTGCGGACGGGGCCCCACCGCGGCCCTGACGCGGGCGCCGGTCAGGCGCGGTGGAGCAGGGCCTTCATGGCGTCGAGCAGGACCGTCTCCGGGTCGCGGACCGCACCGGGCGCCCGCCAGGCCACGAACCCGTCGGGGCGCACCACCACGGCGCCCTCGTCCGTTGTGCCGTGCAGTTCGGCCCAGTCACCCGACTCGGGGACGAGCTCCGCGTGCGGTTCCGTGCCGATCCGGTAGGCGTCCAGCGTGATGGACAGCTTCTCGGACACCTTGGCGGCCGCCGTGTGCCACGGTGTGCCCCCGGAGCCGGTGAGCAGCACGAAGTTCCGCTCGTACAGGTCCAGTGTGGACACCGTCCGCTCGCCGTCGTGCGGGTGCAGCCACATGTGCGGGGCGCGGGTGCCGGGGTCCCCGGAGAGATCCATCCGATCGGGTACCACGGCCATGTCGGGATCGGCGCCGACGACGGCACCGCGCGGGTAGCGGTAGCCCATGGCGACGGTGAGCATGCCGCGCTGGCGTCCGCCGACCATCTCGGGGCCGGGGGTGTAGCCCGGATGGCTGTGCTCCGCCGACCGCGCCGACGCGCGCTCGCTGGTGGCCTCCGCCACCGGCC
The Streptomyces tirandamycinicus DNA segment above includes these coding regions:
- a CDS encoding carbohydrate ABC transporter permease, which translates into the protein MSRREGRAERPGAGVAAPDRRRNRVTGRRSGRRMPGWEIVLRYVALLAVLALTVGPFLWQLSTSLKGPHEDIFASPPAFLPEQPTFDNYVRVAETIPVWDYALNSLTVAVVNVVANCTGAALAGYALARLRYRGRRAATLAFILAMLVPVEGIIIALFTTMRGLGLNDTLAGVVLPLSVSALNVLLMRNAFLNLPYEVEEAAFVDGANVWQRFARIALPSVKGTLAVVAILAFMGAWDDFLWPLIVLSDPQNFTLTIGLNYLHGTFADDERLVAAGTIIAVLPLIVLFACLQRYFFRGVGEGAVKG
- a CDS encoding carbohydrate ABC transporter permease gives rise to the protein MTTPTTSPAAASGKAPKGRAPSSPLPTGRPRGGRSRIRRQLPVSPWLFAAPGLLVAGAFSLYPFLSTVANSFTDRRTLLPGRFVGLDNYREMLGDEMFWIGLRNSTLYVLGVVPALVVLPLLLALLVEKQIPGITFFRSAFYTPVVASIVVVGLIWVWLLDERGLVNSVLEVVGAGPVGFLSDQWLLLLSAMTVTVWKGLGYYMIIYLAALGNVPRELHEAASVDGAGPVRRFLTVTLPAVRSTMVLVAALSSVAAFKVFSEVYLMAGPGGGPAGEDTTLVMLVQRTGTGLSGRVGYSAAISVVVFAVTVALMLLVLRADRKEDA
- a CDS encoding ABC transporter substrate-binding protein — encoded protein: MRIPRRTARRTVATAAALAVVLPLSACGGASGGGGGADASGKVEGSITFQTWNLRANFKPYFTGLIAEFEKKHPGTEVKWVDQPAEGYADKLSADAAGGTLPDVVNVSPDLLAPLAKAGLALDLDQAAAKYEKEYLPGAWAGHRIPGLEGTYAFPWYLNTGPLFYNKRLFEEAGLDAEKPPTTYDELFEQSLRIAGKSKGRIATLASIPTIEDFGRYGVPLMNEEGTAFTFNDAKGVELLTRYKELYDAKALDPQALTATPESSGKKFLTQAVAMNPGSALDLEKFRKQAPALYENIGITEQISNTGKDNMYVMGVMVNARTEHTPAAVAFAHFVTDAPRQMEFAKQVAIFPSTAGSLDDPYFTKEDGTDATRVRIAAAESLKTAVNYTPVLMSEQMKTELRNAVARALQGKESPKEALDNAVKACNRLLKQS
- a CDS encoding LacI family DNA-binding transcriptional regulator; this encodes MKDIARRAGVSETAVSFALNDRPGVSEATRDRVRRVADQLGWRPSTAARALSGEGAATVGLVVARPAGTLGVDSFFLQLISGIQEVLSERHLGLLFQVVEDLDAECAVYRRWWAEHRVDGVLVVDPRSDDPRPALLAELGLPGVVIGGAPEEGGPGLSTLWADDAGAMASVVGRLHALGHRRIVHIAGLPGLAHTERRIRSLRAQAERLGLAEVRSVTTDYSDAEGAAVTRGVLSDGTPPTALVYDNDVMAVAGVAVATGLGCAVPGDVSIIAWEDSALCRLVDPWLAALSRDTVSFGRSAAGELVALLDGAPARTVRVPVPGLIERASIGPARPAAAGRG
- a CDS encoding VanZ family protein; this encodes MWRSGGNDTKAKEAGARPATEAASKPASKTATKTATKPVSKAASKASKPAPGAKPKAAPKTEPKTAAQAAAAAPMAPFLRGLAVLAAFAATVAFSVVLARLTLEPSAASEPLAHSNVQPGSSIRDYLSQPAFRDTVKQLGGNVLLGVPFGVLLPVLMPKTRGLVRVVLATATVMVLVELVQGALVTGRAFDVDDVILNTTGAVLGYLLIGRRLGRAVHPRRRHWWHRRPGGTSASGA
- a CDS encoding metallophosphoesterase family protein; its protein translation is MRLLLTSDTHVPGRARELPGELLEQIERADAVLHAGDWVDTATLDLLEARARRLVAVYGNNDGPALRERLPEVARVELGGVRFGVVHETGPARGRERRCAERFPDLDVLVFGHSHIPWDTVAEGGLRLLNPGSPTDRRRQPYCTYMTAVAERGRLTGVGLHRLPPRRP